Proteins found in one Pseudomonas mosselii genomic segment:
- the cobW gene encoding cobalamin biosynthesis protein CobW yields MKTLAKLPVTIVTGFLGSGKTTLLRHMLDNAQGRRIAVIVNEFGELGIDGEILKQCSIGCTEEEANGRVYELANGCLCCTVQEEFFPVMRELVARRGDLDHILIETSGLALPKPLVQAFQWPEIRNACTVDAVITVVDSPAVAAGTFAAYPEQVDAQRKLDPNLDHESPLHELFADQLASADLVVLNKADLIDAEGLAKVRAEVAEELPPAVKVIEASSGRLPLEVLLGVGAESEVHIDGRRTHHDSHHDGDDHDDHDHDAFDSISIDLPESDESLLLDALTQLVTEFGILRAKGFAAIPGKPMRLLIQGVGTRFDKHFDRAWRSDEPRITRLVLIGQALDAAQLEARLRQALGA; encoded by the coding sequence ATGAAAACACTGGCCAAGCTTCCCGTCACCATCGTTACCGGCTTCCTCGGCTCGGGCAAGACCACCTTGCTGCGCCATATGCTCGACAACGCCCAGGGCCGCCGCATCGCGGTGATCGTCAACGAATTCGGCGAGCTGGGCATCGACGGCGAGATCCTCAAGCAGTGCAGCATCGGCTGCACCGAGGAAGAGGCCAACGGCCGCGTCTATGAGCTGGCCAACGGTTGTCTGTGCTGCACCGTGCAGGAAGAGTTCTTCCCGGTGATGCGCGAGCTGGTGGCCCGTCGCGGCGACCTCGACCACATCCTTATCGAGACCAGCGGCCTGGCCTTGCCCAAACCGCTGGTACAGGCCTTTCAATGGCCGGAAATCCGCAACGCCTGCACCGTCGACGCGGTGATCACCGTGGTCGACAGCCCGGCCGTGGCCGCCGGCACCTTTGCCGCCTACCCGGAGCAGGTCGATGCCCAACGCAAGCTCGACCCCAACCTCGACCACGAGTCGCCGCTGCACGAGCTGTTCGCCGACCAGCTGGCCAGTGCCGACCTGGTGGTGCTGAACAAGGCCGACCTGATCGACGCCGAGGGCCTGGCCAAGGTCCGTGCCGAGGTGGCCGAGGAGCTGCCGCCGGCGGTCAAGGTGATCGAGGCCAGCAGCGGCCGCCTGCCGCTGGAAGTGCTGCTGGGCGTGGGCGCCGAGTCCGAGGTGCATATCGATGGTCGCCGTACCCATCACGACTCGCATCACGACGGCGATGACCATGACGACCATGACCACGACGCCTTCGACTCGATCTCCATCGATCTGCCCGAGTCCGACGAGAGCCTGCTGCTCGACGCCCTGACCCAGCTGGTCACCGAGTTCGGCATCCTGCGCGCCAAGGGCTTCGCCGCGATTCCCGGCAAGCCGATGCGTCTGCTGATCCAGGGGGTGGGCACCCGCTTCGACAAGCATTTCGACCGCGCCTGGCGTAGCGATGAACCACGGATCACCCGCCTGGTGCTGATCGGCCAGGCGCTGGACGCCGCACAGCTGGAAGCGCGCCTGCGCCAGGCCCTGGGCGCCTGA
- a CDS encoding CbtB domain-containing protein codes for MPITSAKHSIATPVSLSQRLIVAVGASLLGLCLVYFAGFSHIEAVHNAAHDTRHSAAFPCH; via the coding sequence ATGCCCATCACCAGCGCCAAACACAGTATCGCCACCCCCGTCAGCCTCAGCCAGCGACTGATCGTCGCGGTCGGCGCCAGCCTGCTGGGCCTGTGCCTGGTGTACTTCGCCGGTTTCTCGCACATCGAGGCAGTGCACAACGCTGCCCACGATACCCGCCACAGCGCCGCCTTCCCTTGCCACTGA
- a CDS encoding CbtA family protein — protein MITRIARTAGFSGLLAALLLTLLQSFWVTPLILQAETYESAAPVAEHHEHGDATAPHEHEHSAEAWSPEDGWQRVLSTTGGNLVVAVGFALILVALYGLREPNRVATGALWGLAGFAVFCLAPTLGLPPELPGTAAADLGQRQTWWIGTAAATAAGLALLVFARHWLFKALGVALLVIPHLIGAPQPAVHESLAPQALETQFKIASWLTNAAFWLALGLLSAWLYRRSSQA, from the coding sequence ATGATTACGCGCATCGCCCGTACCGCGGGCTTCAGCGGCCTGCTCGCGGCCCTGCTGCTGACCCTGCTGCAAAGCTTCTGGGTCACCCCACTGATTCTCCAGGCGGAAACCTACGAGTCCGCCGCCCCGGTCGCCGAACACCATGAACACGGCGACGCCACCGCGCCCCACGAGCATGAGCACAGCGCCGAAGCCTGGTCGCCGGAAGACGGCTGGCAGCGCGTGCTGTCCACCACCGGTGGCAACCTGGTGGTCGCCGTCGGTTTCGCCCTGATCCTGGTCGCTCTCTACGGCCTGCGTGAACCGAACCGCGTGGCCACCGGCGCGCTGTGGGGCCTGGCCGGCTTTGCCGTGTTCTGCCTGGCGCCGACCCTGGGCCTGCCACCGGAACTGCCCGGCACCGCCGCCGCCGACCTCGGTCAGCGCCAGACCTGGTGGATCGGCACCGCAGCGGCCACCGCCGCCGGCCTGGCATTGCTGGTGTTCGCCCGCCACTGGCTGTTCAAGGCGCTGGGTGTCGCTCTGCTGGTAATCCCGCACCTGATCGGCGCGCCACAGCCGGCCGTGCATGAAAGCCTGGCGCCGCAAGCCCTCGAGACCCAGTTCAAGATCGCTTCCTGGCTGACCAACGCCGCGTTCTGGCTGGCCCTGGGCCTGCTCAGCGCCTGGCTGTACCGTCGCTCCAGCCAGGCCTGA
- a CDS encoding cobalamin biosynthesis protein, with product MRDLPAQPALYAGFGCRRGCPVETLAVLLRQTLTRNALPLSALRGIASIEPKAREPGLLALAERLGLPYICFDAAHLLAFEAQLSQRSPTAYAQTGCWGVAESAALALAGDNGRLHVPRQVLGSATLALAIGG from the coding sequence ATGCGCGATCTGCCTGCTCAGCCGGCGTTGTACGCCGGCTTTGGCTGTCGCCGCGGCTGCCCGGTCGAGACCCTGGCGGTATTGCTGCGCCAGACCCTCACCCGCAACGCCCTGCCCCTCTCGGCCCTGCGCGGCATTGCCAGCATCGAGCCCAAGGCCCGAGAGCCCGGCCTGCTGGCACTGGCCGAACGCCTGGGGCTGCCGTACATCTGTTTCGATGCCGCGCATTTACTGGCTTTCGAAGCGCAGCTCAGCCAGCGTTCGCCCACGGCGTACGCGCAGACCGGCTGCTGGGGCGTCGCCGAAAGCGCCGCACTGGCCCTGGCCGGCGATAACGGCCGCCTGCACGTGCCGAGGCAGGTCCTCGGCAGCGCTACCCTGGCTCTGGCCATCGGCGGATAA
- the cobM gene encoding precorrin-4 C(11)-methyltransferase, producing MTVYFIGAGPGDPELITVKGQRLIRQCPVIVYAGSLVPAAVLEGHQAHTVINSAELHLEQIVEAMRQAHANGEDVARVHSGDPSLYGAIGEQIRHLRELDIDYQIVPGVTATAASAALLGCELTLPDVAQTVILTRFGDRSPMPAGEQLADLARHGSTLAIHLGVRHLARIVQELLPHYGVDCPIAVVHRATWPDQDWVKGTLADICERVAAKDFRRTALILVGHVLGDAPFADSALYRAGHAHLYRPGT from the coding sequence ATGACGGTCTATTTCATCGGCGCCGGCCCCGGCGATCCCGAGCTGATCACGGTCAAGGGCCAGCGCCTGATCCGCCAGTGCCCGGTGATCGTCTATGCCGGCTCCCTGGTCCCCGCCGCCGTGCTGGAAGGTCACCAGGCGCACACGGTAATCAACAGCGCCGAACTGCACCTGGAGCAGATCGTCGAGGCGATGCGCCAGGCTCACGCCAACGGCGAGGACGTGGCGCGCGTGCACAGCGGCGACCCCAGCCTTTATGGCGCCATCGGCGAACAGATCCGCCACTTGCGCGAACTGGATATCGACTACCAGATCGTCCCCGGCGTCACCGCCACCGCCGCCAGTGCCGCGCTGCTCGGCTGCGAGCTGACCTTGCCCGATGTGGCGCAGACCGTGATCCTCACCCGCTTTGGCGACCGTTCGCCAATGCCGGCCGGTGAGCAACTGGCCGACCTGGCCCGCCACGGCAGTACCCTGGCCATCCATCTGGGGGTGCGCCACCTGGCCCGCATCGTCCAGGAGCTGCTGCCACACTATGGCGTCGACTGCCCGATAGCGGTGGTCCATCGCGCCACCTGGCCGGACCAGGACTGGGTCAAGGGCACGCTGGCCGATATCTGCGAGCGCGTTGCCGCCAAGGATTTTCGGCGTACCGCGCTGATCCTGGTCGGTCATGTGCTGGGAGACGCGCCATTCGCCGACTCGGCCCTGTATCGCGCTGGTCACGCCCACCTTTACCGTCCAGGCACGTGA
- a CDS encoding DUF1272 domain-containing protein: MLELRPNCECCDADLPAESPDALICSFECTFCRACNDRHFHHRCPNCGGQLVARPSRAGKVLDNNPASTQRVHKPHAPCA; the protein is encoded by the coding sequence ATGCTCGAATTGCGCCCCAACTGCGAATGCTGCGACGCCGACCTGCCGGCCGAAAGCCCAGATGCGCTGATCTGCTCGTTCGAGTGCACCTTCTGCCGAGCCTGCAACGACCGGCACTTCCACCACCGCTGCCCGAACTGCGGCGGCCAGCTGGTTGCCCGCCCCTCCCGCGCCGGCAAGGTGCTGGACAACAATCCCGCCTCGACACAGCGTGTGCACAAGCCGCACGCGCCCTGCGCCTGA
- a CDS encoding response regulator transcription factor, producing MTSVLLVDDHHIVRLAVRMLLERERFTVVGETGKGKEAARLAEQTKADVVILDIGLPDLDGMEVIKRLKLIDPPPRIMALTGQPADLYVRRCMDAGISAFVNKDEDLDALVFALKALVKGYSTFPQMAVNSNTLESETERLALLSNREMEVLRRLSAGQSNKLIGEQMNLSAKTISTYRGRIMEKLKVESLVEMVDLAKRNNVA from the coding sequence ATGACATCCGTGCTGTTGGTCGATGACCACCACATTGTTCGACTCGCCGTACGCATGCTGCTCGAACGCGAACGCTTCACCGTCGTGGGGGAAACCGGTAAAGGCAAGGAGGCTGCTCGCCTGGCCGAGCAGACCAAGGCGGACGTGGTCATCCTCGACATCGGCCTGCCGGACCTCGACGGCATGGAGGTGATCAAGCGGCTCAAGCTGATCGACCCACCGCCCCGGATCATGGCCCTCACCGGCCAGCCCGCCGACCTCTACGTGCGGCGCTGCATGGACGCTGGCATCTCGGCCTTCGTCAACAAGGACGAAGACCTCGATGCCCTGGTCTTCGCCCTCAAGGCACTGGTCAAGGGTTACTCGACCTTCCCGCAGATGGCGGTCAACAGCAACACCCTGGAAAGCGAGACCGAGCGCCTGGCACTGCTGTCCAACCGGGAAATGGAAGTGCTGCGCCGGCTCAGCGCCGGCCAGAGCAACAAGCTGATCGGCGAGCAGATGAACCTCAGCGCCAAGACCATCAGCACCTACCGCGGCCGGATCATGGAGAAGCTCAAGGTCGAGTCGCTGGTCGAAATGGTGGACCTCGCCAAACGCAACAACGTGGCCTGA
- a CDS encoding transporter substrate-binding domain-containing protein — translation MTKGASLCLLLVALLSPSALSEVHSEPRHLLARALSAAPPLALAATDRQWLNQRKRLVLGSSRPDYPPFDINISQADYEGLSADYAGLIGEQLGLPIEVRRYASRAQALDALRAGEIDLLGSSNAFEANDADLTLSLPYADDLPVIVSRQNRSLRVEDKLEGLRLAMVDHYLPIRTVQQLYPHAQLSLYRSTLAGVTAVALGQADVYLGDAISADYVIAKGFQERVKVDHFVQMPASTFAFALARDNPRLLQLVDLALGRISDSERLNILRRWTGGSTSFLLDRRLDALTHEEREWIARHRQVKVMINTTLAPLSFTDAQQQARGIALDLLERIGLRTGLQFQIVESESFEDMVEQVAQGKVDMIGAIGYGVHRAQRLRYTRPYMISPRVLVTRQNAPPLDTKQPLQGLRVALLRGSPLLDDLERQVVGLRTVEVENPLQLMEAVANGDADVAINSHVNAAYFINQAFSGRLKIAGLLGDEPALATFAVSPALPQLQAILDKALLSIPPDELEQLVNRWRTNAVASDSPWRNYRTLALQVLVLATLLLAGVVFWNSYLRKLIQQRSEAQRALQEQLTLSRGLLEQLRQAKDDAEQASRAKSTFLAVMSHEIRTPMNAVIGLLEMALEDSRHGHSDRQALEAAHDSAIGLLELIGDVLDISRIEAGHMTLQPVATDLVEIVRTTLRVFEGNARLKGLNLRAVLPDTCAWALADPLRLKQVLSNLLSNAIKFTDQGQVDVSLVVTPLDGDLQHVTLQIKDSGVGISSSDQTRLFTTFSQVDGRQARQGAGLGLVISRELCELMGGELRLHSIEGLGTQVDVHLTLPAAEPATRESLDRASIETGSGPLRVLVVDDYPANLLLLDKQLRSLGHQVTLADHGKTALALWQVGRFDVVITDCSMPVMDGHTLARSIRAEEREARSPACRIIGVTANAQAEERQRCLDSGMDECLFKPIGLQALRACLPLATTLPEQVDMMPRPSGFDLAELRHLTQDDTQLTRRLLEQLAQSSAEDLQALHALGADPSPEALVPVVHRVKGGAKMLKVRGVRQDCEALEQAIALGLPVDQLLARLRASLQGLELELRQSLSAIEGSN, via the coding sequence ATGACTAAGGGGGCATCACTGTGCCTGCTGCTGGTCGCGTTGCTGTCGCCATCCGCACTGAGCGAGGTGCACAGCGAGCCCCGCCACCTGCTTGCCCGTGCCCTGAGCGCGGCGCCACCGCTGGCGTTGGCAGCGACCGACCGACAGTGGCTGAACCAACGCAAGCGCCTGGTGCTGGGCAGCTCGCGCCCGGACTATCCACCCTTCGACATCAACATCAGCCAGGCTGACTACGAAGGCCTCAGCGCCGACTATGCCGGCCTGATCGGCGAACAGCTCGGGCTACCCATCGAGGTGCGACGCTATGCCAGCCGCGCCCAGGCGCTCGATGCCTTGCGTGCCGGCGAGATCGACCTGCTGGGCAGCTCCAATGCCTTCGAGGCCAACGATGCTGACCTTACGCTGAGCCTGCCCTATGCCGACGACTTGCCGGTTATCGTGTCCCGGCAGAACCGAAGCCTGCGCGTAGAGGACAAGCTTGAGGGTCTGCGCCTGGCCATGGTCGACCATTACCTGCCCATTCGCACAGTGCAGCAACTCTACCCCCACGCTCAGCTCAGCCTCTACCGCTCCACGCTCGCCGGTGTGACCGCGGTGGCGCTGGGGCAAGCCGATGTCTACCTGGGTGATGCCATCAGCGCCGACTACGTGATCGCCAAGGGCTTCCAGGAAAGGGTCAAGGTCGATCATTTCGTTCAGATGCCGGCCAGCACTTTTGCGTTTGCCCTGGCTCGAGACAACCCGCGCTTGCTGCAACTGGTCGACCTCGCCCTCGGCCGCATCTCCGACAGCGAACGGCTGAACATCCTTCGGCGCTGGACGGGCGGCAGCACCAGCTTCCTGCTCGACCGCCGCCTCGACGCCCTGACCCACGAAGAACGCGAGTGGATCGCCCGGCACCGGCAGGTCAAGGTGATGATCAACACCACCCTCGCCCCCCTGAGTTTCACCGACGCCCAGCAGCAAGCACGGGGGATTGCCCTGGATTTGCTGGAGCGCATCGGCCTGCGCACCGGCCTGCAATTCCAGATCGTCGAGTCGGAGTCATTCGAGGACATGGTCGAGCAAGTCGCCCAAGGCAAGGTGGACATGATCGGCGCTATCGGCTACGGCGTGCATCGTGCCCAACGCCTGCGCTACACACGCCCCTACATGATCAGCCCGCGAGTGCTGGTCACCCGCCAGAATGCACCGCCACTAGACACCAAGCAGCCGCTGCAGGGGTTGCGCGTGGCACTGCTGCGCGGCTCGCCATTGCTCGACGACCTGGAACGCCAGGTCGTCGGCCTGCGTACCGTGGAGGTCGAAAATCCCTTGCAGCTCATGGAGGCGGTGGCCAACGGTGATGCCGACGTCGCCATCAACTCGCACGTCAATGCCGCCTACTTCATCAACCAGGCTTTCAGTGGTCGCCTCAAAATCGCCGGGTTACTGGGCGATGAACCCGCCCTGGCGACCTTCGCCGTCAGCCCCGCGCTGCCACAACTGCAGGCGATCCTCGACAAGGCGTTGCTGAGTATCCCACCTGATGAGCTGGAGCAACTGGTCAATCGCTGGCGCACCAACGCAGTGGCCAGTGACAGCCCCTGGCGCAATTACCGCACGCTGGCGCTGCAGGTCCTGGTGCTGGCCACGCTGCTGCTGGCCGGCGTGGTGTTCTGGAACAGCTACCTGCGTAAACTGATCCAGCAACGCAGCGAGGCCCAGCGTGCCCTGCAAGAACAGCTTACGCTCAGCCGCGGGCTGCTCGAACAGCTGCGTCAGGCCAAGGACGACGCCGAGCAGGCCAGCCGGGCAAAAAGCACCTTTTTGGCGGTCATGAGCCATGAGATCCGCACACCGATGAACGCCGTCATCGGGCTGCTCGAAATGGCCCTGGAGGACAGCCGCCACGGCCACAGCGACCGCCAGGCGCTGGAGGCGGCCCACGATTCAGCGATCGGCCTGCTCGAACTGATCGGCGATGTACTGGACATCTCACGCATCGAGGCCGGCCACATGACCTTGCAACCGGTGGCCACCGACCTGGTCGAGATCGTGCGCACCACCCTGAGGGTTTTCGAAGGCAACGCCCGTCTCAAGGGGCTCAACCTGCGTGCTGTACTGCCCGATACCTGCGCCTGGGCGCTTGCCGATCCGTTGCGCCTCAAGCAGGTACTGTCGAACCTGCTGAGCAATGCGATCAAGTTTACCGACCAGGGCCAGGTCGATGTGTCATTGGTGGTGACCCCGCTCGACGGCGACCTGCAGCACGTCACGCTGCAGATCAAGGACAGCGGTGTAGGCATCAGCTCCAGCGACCAGACACGGCTGTTCACCACCTTCTCCCAGGTCGATGGCCGCCAGGCGCGCCAAGGCGCAGGGCTGGGACTGGTGATCAGCCGCGAGCTGTGCGAGCTCATGGGCGGCGAGCTGCGCTTGCACAGCATCGAAGGCCTGGGGACCCAGGTCGATGTCCACCTCACCCTGCCCGCTGCCGAACCCGCCACCCGGGAGTCGCTCGACCGCGCCTCGATCGAAACCGGCAGCGGCCCCCTGCGCGTCCTGGTGGTCGACGATTATCCGGCCAACCTGCTGCTACTCGACAAGCAACTGCGTTCGCTGGGCCACCAGGTGACTCTCGCCGATCACGGCAAGACGGCGCTGGCACTCTGGCAAGTCGGTCGTTTCGACGTGGTGATCACCGATTGCAGCATGCCGGTCATGGATGGCCATACGCTGGCCCGCAGCATCCGTGCCGAGGAACGCGAGGCTCGATCACCGGCCTGTCGCATCATTGGCGTCACCGCCAACGCCCAGGCCGAAGAGCGTCAACGCTGCCTGGACAGCGGCATGGACGAATGCCTGTTCAAACCGATCGGCCTGCAGGCGCTCAGGGCATGCCTGCCACTGGCCACCACCCTGCCCGAGCAGGTCGACATGATGCCACGGCCCAGCGGCTTCGACCTGGCCGAACTGCGCCACCTCACCCAGGACGACACTCAGTTGACCCGGCGCCTGCTGGAACAACTGGCGCAAAGCAGTGCCGAGGACCTGCAGGCATTGCATGCGCTCGGCGCAGATCCGTCACCCGAGGCCCTGGTGCCCGTTGTCCATCGGGTCAAAGGTGGCGCGAAAATGCTCAAGGTCAGAGGTGTCAGACAGGACTGCGAAGCCTTGGAGCAAGCCATCGCCCTAGGCCTGCCCGTGGATCAATTACTCGCCCGGTTGCGGGCGAGCCTGCAAGGCCTGGAGCTGGAGCTTCGCCAGAGCCTCAGTGCAATTGAAGGGTCGAACTGA
- a CDS encoding methyl-accepting chemotaxis protein — MQTDACARKGTQVVQQAVEVIEQISSELNDAARTIDAVSKQSEVIGQIVLTIRGIADQTNLLALNAAIEAARAGEHGRGFAVVADEVRNLAARTSKATLEIVEVVRQNHDLSLTAVASMQSSLTRTGLGVELANEAGTVIMEIQQGSRHVVDAISQISSTLQLH; from the coding sequence ATGCAGACCGACGCCTGCGCGCGCAAGGGCACCCAGGTGGTGCAGCAGGCGGTGGAGGTGATCGAGCAGATTTCCTCCGAGTTGAACGACGCCGCCCGTACCATCGATGCGGTGAGCAAGCAGTCCGAGGTGATCGGGCAGATCGTCCTCACCATCCGCGGCATCGCCGACCAGACCAACCTGCTGGCGCTCAACGCCGCTATCGAGGCGGCCCGGGCCGGCGAGCATGGCCGAGGCTTCGCCGTGGTCGCCGACGAAGTACGCAACCTGGCGGCGCGCACCAGTAAGGCGACCCTGGAGATCGTCGAGGTGGTGCGGCAGAATCACGACCTGTCACTGACCGCGGTGGCCAGCATGCAGTCGAGCCTGACCCGCACGGGGTTGGGCGTGGAGCTGGCCAACGAGGCCGGCACGGTGATCATGGAGATCCAGCAGGGATCACGGCACGTGGTGGACGCCATCAGTCAGATCAGTTCGACCCTTCAATTGCACTGA
- a CDS encoding VOC family protein, translating to MKIVVTSILVDDQARAHAFYHHVLGFEPKHDIPMGKHRWLTLTSPNDPNGVELLLEPDAHPAAKIYKAALKQDDIPATSFGVRDIQAEYERLCKAGVQFTQPPTAMGPVTVAVFDDTCGNLIQIAQRH from the coding sequence ATGAAGATCGTGGTCACCAGCATCCTCGTCGACGATCAGGCCAGGGCCCATGCCTTCTACCACCATGTCCTGGGTTTCGAACCCAAGCACGATATCCCCATGGGCAAGCACCGCTGGCTCACACTCACCTCCCCCAACGACCCCAACGGCGTCGAGCTGCTGCTCGAACCCGACGCCCATCCCGCGGCAAAAATCTACAAGGCCGCGCTCAAGCAGGACGACATTCCCGCCACCTCCTTCGGCGTGCGCGATATCCAGGCCGAGTATGAGCGGCTGTGCAAGGCCGGCGTGCAGTTCACCCAGCCGCCCACGGCCATGGGCCCGGTCACCGTGGCCGTGTTCGACGACACCTGCGGCAACCTGATCCAGATCGCCCAGCGGCATTAG
- a CDS encoding MFS transporter, with product MAVLDSASTGSSAPQRGITREERKVIFASSLGTVFEWYDFYLYGSLAAIIAKHFFAGVNETTSFIFALLAFAAGFAVRPFGAIVFGRLGDMIGRKYTFLITIVIMGLSTAVVGLLPSYATIGVAAPVILITLRLLQGLALGGEYGGAATYVAEHAPKGKRGFFTAWIQTTATLGLFLSLLVILACRTAMGTEAFEAWGWRIPFLLSILLLAISVYIRLQLNESPVFMKMKAEGKASKAPLTESFARWDNLKVVIMALLGGTAGQAVVWYTGQFYALFFLLQTLKIDPQTANLLIAGSLLIGTPFFIVFGSLSDRIGRKKIIMAGCIIAALTYFPIFKALTEYGNPDVFVAQEQNPVVVVADPGQCAFQFDPVGKARFTSSCDIAKSLLAKRAIPYENEKAEPGSVAQIRIGERVIPSFEGSSLAAADLKTQSDAFTATLTAALKEAGYPEKADPAKIHYPMVLLLLSILVIYVTMVYGPIAAWLVELFPARIRYTSMSLPYHIGNGWFGGFLPTVAFAMVAATGDIYYGLWYPIVIAVMTAVLGIFFLPETKDRDINHT from the coding sequence ATGGCGGTCCTTGACAGCGCATCCACGGGCAGTAGCGCGCCCCAACGTGGCATCACCCGGGAGGAGCGCAAAGTCATCTTTGCCTCTTCCCTTGGTACCGTGTTCGAATGGTACGACTTCTACCTCTACGGATCACTGGCGGCGATCATCGCCAAGCACTTCTTCGCCGGGGTCAACGAAACCACCTCGTTCATCTTCGCCTTGCTCGCCTTCGCCGCCGGCTTTGCCGTGCGGCCGTTCGGCGCCATCGTGTTCGGCCGCCTGGGCGACATGATCGGGCGCAAGTACACCTTCCTCATCACCATCGTGATCATGGGCCTGTCCACTGCCGTGGTGGGGCTGTTGCCCAGCTACGCGACCATCGGCGTGGCCGCGCCGGTGATCCTCATCACCCTGCGCCTGTTGCAGGGCTTGGCGCTGGGCGGCGAGTACGGCGGCGCCGCCACCTATGTGGCGGAACATGCACCCAAGGGCAAGCGCGGCTTCTTCACCGCGTGGATCCAGACCACCGCGACCCTCGGGCTGTTCCTGTCGCTGCTGGTGATCCTGGCCTGCCGCACTGCCATGGGCACCGAGGCGTTCGAGGCCTGGGGCTGGCGCATCCCGTTCCTGCTGTCGATCCTGCTGCTGGCGATTTCGGTGTACATCCGCCTGCAGCTCAACGAGTCGCCGGTGTTCATGAAGATGAAGGCCGAAGGCAAGGCGTCGAAGGCGCCGCTGACCGAGTCGTTCGCTCGCTGGGACAACCTGAAGGTGGTGATCATGGCGTTGCTCGGCGGTACCGCCGGGCAGGCGGTGGTGTGGTACACCGGGCAGTTCTACGCGCTGTTCTTCCTGCTGCAGACCCTGAAGATCGACCCGCAGACCGCCAACCTGCTGATTGCCGGCTCGCTGCTGATCGGCACGCCGTTCTTCATTGTCTTCGGCAGTCTGTCCGACCGCATCGGGCGCAAGAAGATCATCATGGCCGGCTGCATCATCGCCGCGCTGACCTACTTCCCGATCTTCAAGGCGTTGACCGAGTACGGCAACCCGGACGTGTTCGTCGCCCAGGAGCAGAACCCGGTGGTGGTGGTGGCCGACCCCGGGCAGTGCGCGTTCCAGTTCGATCCGGTGGGCAAGGCCCGGTTCACCAGCTCCTGCGATATCGCCAAGAGCCTGCTGGCCAAGCGGGCGATCCCGTACGAGAACGAGAAGGCCGAGCCCGGCAGCGTGGCGCAGATCCGCATCGGTGAGCGGGTGATTCCGAGTTTCGAGGGCAGCAGCCTGGCCGCGGCTGACCTGAAGACCCAAAGCGATGCCTTCACCGCCACCCTGACGGCGGCCCTGAAGGAGGCCGGCTACCCCGAGAAGGCCGACCCGGCGAAGATCCACTACCCGATGGTGTTGCTGCTGCTGAGCATCCTGGTGATCTACGTGACCATGGTCTATGGCCCGATCGCCGCCTGGCTGGTGGAGCTGTTCCCGGCGCGGATCCGCTACACCTCCATGTCGCTGCCGTACCACATCGGTAACGGCTGGTTCGGCGGTTTCCTGCCAACGGTGGCTTTCGCCATGGTCGCGGCGACCGGGGATATCTACTACGGGCTGTGGTACCCAATCGTGATCGCGGTGATGACGGCGGTGCTGGGGATCTTCTTCCTGCCGGAGACCAAGGATCGCGACATCAACCACACCTGA
- a CDS encoding helix-turn-helix domain-containing protein has product MNERQDSAWRGRLWLADDHCLLLGTPGRTSVHAHYAHQVLLSLEGELYVEIAGEKRCGRSLAIESLQPHAIPERQAPCITLFAEPLAFTLETLLDVCQQAPRDIPGLAQALRQAPRRPLDPRLARSLARIRALDEQRLPATALAQEAALSISQLERLFSGSLGLSVRRLVLWQRLRQALRQALAGASLTEAAMAAGFSDSAHLSRSLRQQFGIRASDALRHLRSDALI; this is encoded by the coding sequence ATGAACGAACGACAGGACAGCGCTTGGCGAGGTCGACTCTGGCTGGCCGATGACCACTGCCTGTTGCTCGGCACGCCGGGCCGAACCAGCGTCCACGCCCATTATGCCCACCAGGTGCTGCTGTCCCTCGAGGGCGAGCTGTACGTAGAAATCGCCGGCGAAAAGCGCTGCGGCCGTTCGCTGGCCATCGAGTCGCTGCAGCCCCACGCCATCCCCGAGCGTCAGGCGCCCTGCATCACTCTGTTTGCCGAGCCCCTGGCGTTTACCCTGGAAACCTTGCTCGACGTCTGCCAACAGGCGCCGCGTGATATCCCCGGTCTCGCCCAGGCGTTGCGTCAGGCGCCGCGCCGCCCATTGGACCCGCGTCTGGCAAGATCCCTTGCGCGGATCCGGGCGTTGGACGAGCAGCGTCTGCCAGCCACGGCACTGGCTCAGGAAGCCGCACTGTCGATCAGCCAACTGGAGCGCCTGTTCAGCGGCAGCCTCGGCCTGTCGGTACGACGCCTGGTGCTGTGGCAGCGTCTGCGCCAAGCCCTGCGCCAGGCGCTGGCCGGTGCCTCCCTGACCGAGGCGGCCATGGCCGCGGGCTTTTCCGACTCGGCGCACCTCTCCCGCAGCCTGCGTCAGCAGTTCGGTATTCGCGCCAGCGACGCCCTGCGCCACCTGCGTTCAGACGCGCTGATCTAG